Proteins encoded by one window of Lathyrus oleraceus cultivar Zhongwan6 chromosome 1, CAAS_Psat_ZW6_1.0, whole genome shotgun sequence:
- the LOC127115206 gene encoding uncharacterized protein LOC127115206 → MIMSWINNYVELEIAQSILWMNNAAEMWIELKDRFYQGDYTKLKILWQELDNFRPIPECSCDSTCLAITKIRAYRDNDQVIRFLKGLNDQYSSIRSQIMLMDPFPNICKVYSLFVQRERQAITPLDEFKALAIPNSNQNQHSQFNPNSNSRGRGTTRDGRSFGGRCRGDRFCTHCGMTNHTVDSCFKKHGYPSHWKQDEAINQYASMLDRSEEQSSEFSEANAQDSHALAFTLD, encoded by the exons ATGATCATGTCATGGATCAATAATTATGTTGAATTAGAGATTGCTCAAAGCATCTTATGGATGAACAATGCTGCTGAAATGTGGATTGAATTGAAAGATCGTTTCTACCAAGGAGAT TACACCAAATTGAAGATATTGTGGCAAGAATTGGATAACTTTAGACCAATTCCTGAATGTTCATGTGATTCTACATGCCTTGCCATTACCAAAATTCGTGCCTATAGAGACAACGATCAAGTTATTCGTTTTTTGAAAGGCTTAAATGATCAATACTCGTCAATTCGATCTCAAATCATGTTAATGGACCCCTTTCCTAATATCTGCAAGGTTTATTCATTGTTTGTCCAACGAGAAAGACAAGCCATTACACCTCTTGATGAATTTAAAGCGCTAGCCATCCCCAATTCCAATCAGAACCAGCATTCTCAGTTCAATCCTAACTCTAATTCTCGTGGTAGAGGCACTACTAGAGATGGTAGATCTTTTGGTGGCAGATGTCGAGGTGATCGTTTTTGCACTCATTGTGGAATGACTAATCATACTGTTGATTCTTGTTTCAAAAAGCATGGTTATCCCTCTCATTGGAAGCAAGATGAGGCAATCAACCAATATGCTAGTATGCTTGATAGGTCTGAAGAGCAATCAAGTGAGTTTTCTGAAGCAAATGCACAAGATTCTCATGCTTTGGCTTTTACTCTAGACTAG